TTTTGCTGCCGGCGCAGGAGCTTTCGTAGCTGGCGCTGTCGTCGTACTTGCGGCTGGTGCCGAGGTGGTTACCTTGGCTGGAGCTGCAGGAGCACCAGAAACCTGGGTCTCGGTTGCCGTCTTCGTCGTTGTCACAGCGACAGCGGAAGAAGTGGTTGCTTTGCTAGTCGAAACCTGCGTTGAAGTTGCAACAGGCTGCTTGGTCGTTGTTTTGCTAGTAACACTGGCGACAACGGACCACTTCGGATGGGCAACTGCCTGTCCAGCCGGTTAAACAGCCGCCGTCGCGTCAAGTAAATCAACGGCAACTGTCGTCTTCTTAGCCGCTGCGGTAGCTGTTTGTTTGACAGCTGCAGTTTTAACAGTCGATAGTGTCGATGGCGTTCTCCTGCCAGCGGCGACTGTAGATGCGGTCGTTGCGCTTGCCTTGGTGGTAACAGCAGCTGTTTTAACTGCCGTTGTCTTAGCTTCGGTTTGACTTGCCGCTGAATTTGAAACCTGTAAACCAAAATACTTGAGTGAACTTACCGGTGCGTTTTTAACAACGGATACATGATATTGCGGTGTCGCCTTAACTTGCGTCGGTGACGCCGTTTGACTCGTCGTAACGCCTGAACCACTTGCTCCGTGCGCCAGCGTCTCTGTCTGTCCAACAGGCAGCGCCGCCAGTTTAGCATTAAGCAAATCGCTTGAAGCACTTACAGCATTAGCTTTCTCCCTTGTTGTGATACGCGATCCGGCCACGTCTTGATGCTGAATGTGATAGCCGACAGCTGATGTTGCCACCAGTCCGCTTGCCACAAGAGCGAAAGTCAACAGACTCTTGCGTAACATATAGACTCCCCCAGTCCATATTATGAAACTGACTTACCACATAAATTCTTTTTTAGAGATGGCCATCTCTTGTTTTAGATTATGCACAAATTAATATAGCGGGTAAACAAATGTGCTTACCTTTAGAAAGTGTCTTTGTTATTTATAATCAAAATAATACTCGCTATTAAGCCATTTACGCTTTATTATGCCATATTATAAAAGAAATATTTTTAAAACTTGGTTACGGGCATTGACTAACGACCGTTGTTTTTCGAGTACAGGTGCGCTTTTGAGGCAGACAAAGGTTAGCGTGATCTGTCCATGAAAAAACTCCCAGATGACAATCAAGTTTGTCACTGGAAGTCCCGTTCACATGATATCATGCCTACAAATTGCTTGCTCAGATACTGCCGCCGTGCACTTCAGTCGCGGCGACGGTCAAAATAAATGCATGCGGATCGACTGCATGGACCAATTCAATCAGCTGCTTGAAGTTGCTCTGCTCGACAACCACCATCAGCATTTCTTTAGCTTCATCGGAAAAGCCGCCAACAACTTGCTGAACGGTTAAACCATGGGACGTTTCATCGCGAATCTGCTGTTTGATCAGCGGCAGTTGGTCGCTCATGACATAGACCGCCTTTTTACGATCAAAGCCGGTTTCAACATAGTTCATAACCAGGCTGGTAATCGTCAAGGCAAACACTGCCAAGATAAACGCTTCGACGCCAGAAACCGGGATGTTAAACAACGACACAACAATATCGGTGACTAACAACATCAGCGACGGTTTTAGCCCGAAGTATTTTTTAAAAATCAGCGGTGGCACCGTGGTTCCGCCGCTTGAGGCATCCATTTGGTACAGCAATCCAACGCCGAACGCGAAAACAACACTGCCAACAATGATGGCCAGTAACCGATCGCTCACTAGGTTGATCTCAGGCGTGAGCCACAACAACAGCGGCAACATAAAGCTGCCGAATAGAATCCGCTTAAGTGTGCTGCGATCAAGGAAGAACCACGCTAACGCCAACATACACAGGTTGACGCCCATGGTGGTGATTCCCACCTGAACACCGGCTACTTCCTGCACCAGAATGGCAATACCGGTTGCCCCGCCTGCTGCCACCGCATGCGGTGCGTAAAACATATTGATGCTCACCGCAATCAGCGCGAGCGCAAGTATGATCCACAGCCATTTCAGCACGGGATGCCGCATCGTTTTCTGCATCAAGCCACCCTTTCCGTTTGGGTTTCATCCGTTTCTTATCATATTAATAATATACGGGAAAAGTAACTTGTTGACAAACGCAATTGTTAAGAGCGCCAGCATGTGCGTTTTCTTAGCTGATAGACGAGTTTTGTTTAATCTCCGTTACGCAGTTCAGCCAACCGCCGTTTCAAAACTTCGACTTCTGCTTGAAGCGCCGTGCCAATATCGGTTTCTGCCACCGTGCGACGGCGCGCTTCAGTTTCAACAACCCGCCGTGTGGAAATAATGTCGGTCAGATTGGCAATGGCATCCGCCTTCGTAGTAAACGGTTGGTGCGTCACCAGCTGCATCCCATAGGAATTGTCCAGCAACGTATAGCCGCCGATCCCAGTCGTCTTTTGATAAGGTTTGGAAAAGCCACCATCGATGACAATCATTTTGTTATTCGCCATAATCGGATCGGTACCCTTTTTCACCGGGGTGTGGCCATTAATCACGTGCCCGACTTCCGGATCGAGGACGAACTCCTCCAAAATTTTCTTGATAAAATCCGGATCCTTGCGCAAATGATAATAAGGATTGCGGCCTTCCACATGGGTCGCAGGATCCTTGATAAAGTACCGTTCAAACGTCGTCATGTCGTGCTTGCCAAAAAGCGGTGAATTCGGTCCGGTCCACAAATACCATAACAAGTCAGTCGCCAAATCGGCCTTTTCATTCGGTTGACTGTACGCCAGGCGCAAGTTGGCTTCCAGCATGTCAAATAATTGACGGCCGGCATAAGTGGTGCCATCAATGGTTAAGCCGATAAAATTGCCATCTTCGTCCACAGGCACACACCCATGCAACAGCAGATTGCGATTGTAGCGCAAATACATACTGCCGCGATTGATCAGGAAATCCATGTGACGATGCAGCTTTTCGGAATGCGTGAACGACTCCACCAGCGAATCAATGACTTCCTTTTCCTCTGGCAATAAACGGTACGGATCGGCGGGATCGACCGTGGTGAAGCAGCCATTTTCAATCGGATAAGTATGGCCATTAAGCTCGATCGTAGCAAAATCCGGTGCGAGTTTATCCAGCAACAACCGGTGATCCATCTCAAACTCGGGCCGCCGTTTAATCGTTGGACCCTCAAGCTTGAACTGAATCATCGCGATTGCTTGATGAATTTGGGTGATCTGCAGGCGCTCCGCCTCGGTAATCGGGCGATCCGACCGCCCCAACTTTGGTGAAAATGCCGGATTATCCTGATAATATTGCTCCGCCAACCGCGCCAGGTGCCGCAAGTTAATCCCATAAACGTCTTCCAGAATGCTCAGGTTGTTATACCGCGCCGAAATCCGCACAAGATTGGCAATACACAACGCCGATCCCGCTGCGCCGCCAATCCATAAAATATCATGATTGCCCCATTGAATATCCACCGAATGCCGTTGGTCGCGCCGAATCAGACTTTCAACAACCTGATCCGGGGCCGGTCCCCGATCGTAGATATCCCCGACAATATGAAAATGGTCAACGGTCAGCCGCTGAATCGTTCGGCAGGTGGCCTCAATCCATTCATCTGCCTGCTCCAAAACAATCAGGTTATGAATGATCTGCCAGTAATAGGCCAACTTGTCCTGCATCGAAGCATCGTTATACAGCAGCTCTTCGGTAATATAAACAAACTCCGGCGCCATTGCCTTACGCACCTTCGAACGCGTATACTTCGTCGCCGTAAAAGCCAACAACCGGATCAAGCGCCGAAAAGTGGTCAGATACCACTGCTGCAGATCGTCACCATCCATCTCCTGATGAATCGCAGCCAACCGTTCAGACGGGTAATACACTAAAAAGGCAAAGCGCTGCAATGTCTTCTCAGTCATTTCATCCCGAAAACAGGATCGGATCTTGCTTTTGACATTGCCGCTGCCATTGCGCAAGACATGCTGAAACGCATTATATTCCCCGTGGATGTCACTCATAAACGCTTCTGTCGGCTTAGGTAGATTCAAAATTGCCTCTAGATTAATAATCTCGGTTGCAATGGCTGGAATCGTTTGATATTTTGCCGTCAGCTCACTGTACAAATCCATGAAATAGCTTCCTTTCACGTAGACCAATTTTTGGCTCATGGCAATATGATAGCATATTTCAGAATTTTGTATACGGTTTCACCACTTTTTGAAGGAAATTCATCATATGACGGTGGTAGCGCCATTAGCAACCGGAACATAACCACTGCTTTTTAATTGGAACTTTTCGAAAGATAAGCTGATTAAGGTAACCCGAAAACTATACCAACGATTTCAAGCTCAGTCGCTAAGTTTTGTTGATCCGCTATTTTCAAAAGCGTACGCAAACAAAAAAAGTCTCATCTGCCAATGTCACAGACGGGACTCTTTAATGCATAAACCTAACTTATCAAAATTGCTCGTTGCCGAACCCTTCACACACTCGAAGTGTTCAGCAACGCTGCCCACAACTTTTGCCGGCGAACTTCGCGCGGTAAGAAGACGCGGACTGAATCTTGGTTAAACCCGAACAATAAGCGCCGATCGTCTACAATGATCGGCCGACGGAGAATGGCTGGCTGCTTAGATAACAAATCAACCGCTTCTTTAAGTGACAATGCATCAAAATCAACATCAAGGGCCTGAAACGCCTTTGAACGCCGTGAGACTAAACTATCGATGCCATCTTCCGATCGGGCCAACAGTTCCAAAATCTGCGCTTTGCTGATGCCTTGTTTCGACAACGAAATCTCCTCAAACGGCAGTCCGTTGGCTTCTAACCACGCTCTAGCTTCGCGACTCGATTTTGACGAACCTGATGTATACAACTTGATCATCCAATCACCCCTCAACAAAACGATAATATATCTTATCGTTTCTCTGCTAATACCGCCCACGTGTTCAATGCTAACAACGTTCACAAGTCCTATGATGATTTACTTACGACACCATTTTATTATCCTAATAATAATTTAACACATTCAGGCACTTATGACAATAAAGACACTCTCATGCTATGTGACTGGGGTTTCAGCCGTTTAGCGACGTTGACCAACATGAATCTGGTCGTTAAAAAATGAACGGTTGAAGTCAAAGTCATGATCTACAATAATTAAATAACAACGATGGCGCCTAAATTAGGGCCTGCTCCCTTTGTGAATTTTTAGCATGAAATCTGATATTTCAGTTTCGTATCACCGGTTGGCTTACATCAAATTTAGCACAAGCTTATATCGCTTTCAATAACAATTTTTGAAAAAATAATTTGCGATTACTAACATTTAAATATTTTTGCCAAATATCAGTTCTTTAAAAGCCTTGTGCGCAAGGCTTTTGCACTACCTCAAGCAAGCAACAGGGAAGATTTTCGCTCGAAAAAGGACGTGCACAATTTATTTTAAATTTTATTATACAACTTTCTTGAGACCAAAAAAAGCCGCCAAGCGTTTTCGCACTTGACGGCTATGAAGCATACCCAATCTAACGGGCGGTTTTAATTTAAATGTTTTGGCGAGATACGATTACTTTGCGCCAACGGCTTCTTTCTGAGGCTTGCGCCAGTCGGCTGGGCTTCGCTGATGACGATGGTGTCGTCAACCAGATCCGCTTGCAACTTCTTCGCCTTGAGATGATCCAGATAGAAGTCGGTTACCTTATCACGAATATTACGTTCAATGACCCGCCGTAATGGTCGTGCACCCATCGCTTCATCGTAACCTTGGGCAATTAACCAATCCTTAGCTGCCGCAGTCACTGTTAAGGTGATGCCTTTCTTAGCTAAGGTCTTGTTGACGTCTTCAAGCATCAGGTCAACAATCTTGCCTAAGTCCTTCTTGGTTAAGTGACTGAATTCAACAATACCGTTGAACCGGTTCAGGAATTCAGGACGGAAGTAAGGCGCCAACCGCTTCATTAAGTCTTCGTCCTTTTCCTTCTTGCCAGTTAAGGTTTCGTTGCCGAAGCCAGCATTGGAAGTGGCAATGATGACAGTGTTCTTGAAGTCCACAACATTGCCTTGGCCATCGGTAAGCCGACCATCGTCTAAAACTTGTAACAACAACGTCAAGACTTGTGGATCAGCTTTTTCGATTTCATCGAGCAGAACGATCGAATATGGATTCCGGCGTACCTGCTCAGTCAGCGTGTTCTTGTTGTCGTTGTAGCCAACGTACCCGGCACTAGTACCAATCAACTTGGATACGGCGGTACGATCGCTGTACTCAGACATATCTAAGCGGATAATCGCATCTTTGCTGCCGAAAAGATCCAGTGCCAACTGCTTGGCTAATTCAGTCTTCCCGACACCGGTTGGCCCAACGAACAGGAAGCTGCCAATTGGCCGGTTGCCTTCATCGAAACCAGCCCGATTCCGGCGAATGGCCCGAGCCACCATATCGACGGCTTCATCTTGGCCAATGACCTTGCCCTTCAGGCGCTTGCCAATGCCATTCAGACGTTCAATGTCAGACGCCCCAAGCTTCGATACCGGAATGCCGGTCAACCGCTCAACCGCCGCAGCGACATCATTCGGGGTTGCCACAACAGGCTTCTCGTCGTTCGTTCCTTCAAGCTGATGTTGCTTGTCGGCAATCTCCTTCTTAAGGCTGGCGGCCTTTTCAAAGTCTTCAGCCTTCGCCGCTGCATCCTTTTGGGCGTTCAGATCCTTGATTTGCTTCTCCAGTTCAACCTTGTCGACAATCGGATGCTTGCTTGCCAGATGTGCCGCGGTCATATCGATCAGGTCAATCGCTTTGTCAGGCAAAGAACGCTGTGGAATATACTGAATGCTGTAATCCACCGCTGCCTTCAAAACATTTTCCGGCAACTGAACGTGATGGTGTTGTTCGTAAAGCTTCTTGACACCTTCCAAAATCTTGACCGTGTCCGCAGCGCTTGGCTCGTTGATGGTGACATCGTTGAATCGACGCGCCAATGCGCTATCCTTCATGATGGTATTGCGATACTCGTCTTGGGTGGTCGCGCCAATCACGGTAATCTCACCGCGAGACAATGCTGGCTTGATAATATCGGCCAAGCCCTTGCCACCCGATTCTTCGCCACCAGTTGCGCCGGCACCGAGAATTTGATGGATTTCATCAAAGAACAGAATGACATTGCCAGCAGCTTTCACTTCTTTGATCAGATTCTGAATCTTCTCTTCAAAGCTGCCACGATATTGTGTCCCAGCTTCCAGATTCGACAGATCAATCGACCAAATCTGCTTATCCTTAATCGCTTCTGGCACGTTACCCTTCACAATCGCCTGCGCTAAGCCTTCAACAACCGCCGTCTTGCCGACACCGGCATCTCCGACCAAAATCGGATTATTCTTCGTGCGCCGACTCAGAATCTCGGCAGTCTCTTGAATTTCGTGCTCCCGGCCAATAACCGGATCAAGCAAACCATCCTTGGCTTCCTGCGTCAGGTTGCGACCAAGCTTCTCAAGGATACCGCCCTTCTTGACGGCCTGTTCACCAGTGGTCGCAACCGGAATTTCATCGCCCTGCTTCGGCAACTGACCAGTCGCACGATACTGAGCAAATTCATCAGGCGTCATTTCGTGGCCGTTGACCACATACCGGGCTGATTCACCTTTACCCATTCCTTGAAGCATCTGATTAAAAATATCGTCCATATCATGATTGTTGAAAAACGGATCGTTAAAGTTTGTCATAGCTGAATTCCTCCTTGTTGGGAATGTGCGGGGAAAAGGCGGTGCGTTTGGTATGGTTCTGTGCAGAGAAGTTTGATACTTCTCTGAAAACGCGTTCACCAGCCCAGAGACCTCCGTGTAAGGGCCTCAGGCGCAATGGCCTGGGCTTAGGCCATTGCGCCTTTTCCTTGTTTACATAATGTATTATAGCACGAAATTAGCACTCTAACAAGGTTAGTGCTAATTATTTCAGAAATATTTTTTTTCAGGCAACTTAAAGTATCAATACCGCGACAGCAGCCGCTTTTCAATTTTCCGCTCATTAAACCGCATTAGCGGATCACCATTGACCAGCGCCCGGGCGTTGTCTTCGAAAATCTTAGCCTTCTTTTCGCCACGTTTACGCTCCAGGCGCTTGAACGCTGCGGACATCTCATAACTACGACCAGGCAAGTGATGCGCGTCAGAGGCAAATACATGTGCCAGGCCTGCGTCAATAATGTCCTCTGAAAATTGCTGAACCTTTTTGCCGAACGTTCCGACATAGCTGCTGGCGGTCACTTGTGCAAACGTACCACGCTCAATCATTTGATAGAGCAAACCCGGATGCTTCATCAGCCGAGTGTTCCGTTCCGGATGCACAATCACGGGCACCATCCCGCGTTGCATCACTTCAAACAACATATTCTGCGTATAAAGCGGCACATCATCAGACGGAAATTCGATCAAGACATAGTGGCCGGTTACGTCGCAAGTCAAAATGTCGTGGTGGTCAATCGCTTCTAACAGGTCGCCATTAATGCGGACCTCTTGGCATGGAAAAACCGTTAGCAGAATATCGCGTTTTTCCAGCTCATTTTGAAACTCGTCCGTTAACCGAATCACATCCGCTGCATGATTCGTATAATGCCCATTCATATGATGCGGCGTCATCAAAGCATGCGTAATCCCGTCGGCAACCGCCGCTTTCGCTAATTCCAGTGAAGTCGTCAAATCTTTTGAGCCATCATCAATTCCCGGTAACATATGGCAATGCACGTCAATCATCATTCAGTTCCCCTTCCAATACTACCTAGTATCTATTGAAGCGCTGCCAACGTCAAATTGTTTTTTATAACAGTTTGTTAACGATTCGCAATAGATCAGCGAGATAGCACACTTTGCGGTATAATATCAAAAGATTACGGAGGAAATGAGGTTTAGAAATGAAAAAGATCCTAGTACGCGTTCTGCTCGTCGTACTCGTTGCCGCTCTGGGGTTTGGCGGTTTCGTGTACTATATGGTTCATAATTCAACATCGCAAATTTATTCCTATAATAAGAAGACCAACAAATCTTCAGACGACAAAACCACCAGCGGAAAACCCGTTGCTTACTTACTACTCGGTACCGACACCGGTGAACTTGGCCGTTCCTATAAAGGCCGCACCGATACTATGATTGTGATGGTTCTAAACCCGAAGTCAAAGACAACCACCATGCTTTCGGTACCGCGTGACACCAAAGTTACTTTCGATGATGTCACCATCAAAATCAACGCCGCCTATTCCTACGGCTCCTCTGACACGGCCATGGAAGCCGTTGAGAAGCTCTTGAACATCAAACTAGACGGTTACCTACTTGTCAACATGAAAGGCCTAGAACAGATGGTAGATGCCGTTGGCGGCGTCACTGTCACCTCACCACTGAGTTTCGACTATGAAGGTAAGTCCTTTGTTAAAGGACAGTCTTATGACCTCTCAGGTAGCGATGCGCTGAAGTTCTCACGTATGCGTTATGACGATCCTCAAGGAGATTATGGGCGACAGATGCGACAACAGCTTATTCTCACTTCGGTTATTGGTAAGTTGAAGAAGAATCCGACAACCGTAATTAGTCAGAAATTCCTAAATGCTGTTGGTAAAAACGTCCGCTCTGATGTTTCTCTTGGATCAGTTAAAAACCTGGCAACTGCCTATCGGGACGCCGGTAATACGATCAAGAGTGACCAACTGCATGGTACCGGAAAGAATATCGATGGTCAGGATTATGAAGTAATGTCAGACACTGAACTAACACGCGGACACAACGTGATTCAGGATGCGTTGGACGCAAAGTAAACAAAAAGCAGTGATGCAAGGCGCATCACTGCTTTTTGTTTACCCTTCCGAATTGCGCATTCTATTTATTAATAGTCGCTATGAACTCCTTCAAAGCATCTTGCCACGTCGGTATCTTAAAACCAGTTGCCTTCGTCTTGCTTAAGTCTAAGATAGAGTGCCGCGGTCGCCATGCTTTTTGCGGGTATTCAGCTGATGAGACAGGTTTAACTGTCACATCTTTATCAGCTAAAATTGCACTGGCAAACTCGTACCAGTTACAACTGTTGTCGTTAGATAAATGGTAAATGCCGTAATCCAGGTGGTGATCAACTGCAAACGTCATAAACTCTGCTAACGTTTTGGTCCAAGACGGTCGGCCATACTGATCATCGACCACTGTCAACTCTTTGTGTGTCTTTGCAAGATTCAACATCGTGTAGACGAAGTTGTGTCCATATTCCCCAAAAACCCAAGACGTCCGAATAATATAGTACTTTTTCAGGTATTTTTGAACTTCCTGTTCGCCTTCGTATTTTGCCCGGCCATATTCATTACGTGGGGCAGGCTGATCATCAACAGTATAAATTTCCTTGCTGTCACCATCAAAAACGTAGTCCGTGCTAATATAAACCAACGTCGCGTCAACGGCCGCCGCAGCCTTTGCCAAGTTTCGAGTGCCATCAACGTTAACCAGTTGATTAAGCGCCTTAGCTTCATCCTCAGCTTTATCAACGACTGTATACGCAGCACAATGATAAATGACGTCCGGTTGGTATTCCTTAACATACTGATCAACAACAGCTTCGTCAGTAATGTCAAGATCTTTTGCATCAGTTGCCCGATAAGAAATCCCACGATTATCTAACAAGTGACGTAATTCAGTACCAAGCTGGCCTTGCGCACCAGTAATCAAAATCTTCATGTATCTTCTCCTCGACCTCTTACATGTCAATCAATTGATATCTCGCATCAATGATCTTGTTTAGGAACCATCATTGACCATTTTTTTGATATTTTTCTTCAACAGCGGACTTCTCATCTTGCCACCAGCTGCGATGATCGGTATACCACTTAATTGTGTCCGCCAAGCCTTCTTCAAAGTCTGTGTACTTTGGCTTCCAGCCCAGCTCTTCTCGAGTCTTGGACGCATCAATCGCATAGCGCATATCGTGACCTGGACGATCTTTAACTTGATCATAGTAATCGGTCGGTTTGCCCATTAACTTCAAGATCAATTCAAGAACCGTCTTGTTGTCCTTTTCGCCATTGACACCGATCAGGTAAGTTTCACCAATTTTGCCTTTGGTAAGAATATCCCAAATAGCTGATGAATGGTCATTCGTATGAATCCAGTCACGAACATTTTTCCCGGTTCCGTAAAGCTTTGGTTTGATACCGCTCAGAATATTGGTAATCTGTCGTGGAATGAACTTTTCAATATGTTGATACGGACCATAGTTATTCGAACAATTCGAGATCGTAGCGCGTACGCCAAAAGAGCGTGCCCACGCATGAACCAACATGTCGCTCGCTGCTTTAGTTGAAGAGTATGGACTTGACGGATTGTACCGACTGTTGACCGTGAATTTCTCACCAGGGCCTTCTCCGTGGCCAGGCAAGTCTTCGCGCAAAGGCAAATCACCATATACTTCGTCCGTTGAGATATGGTGAAAGCGCACATCGTATTTGCGGGCGGCCTCAAGCAATGTGTACGTTCCAATTACGTTGCTATGTAAAAATGGGTCTGGATTAATCAGTGAATTGTCGTTGTGGCTTTCAGCCGCGAAGTTAACAACAGTATCAACTTGACCCATCAGTTTATCAACCAGCTCTTTATCAGCAATATCGCCGACTACCAACTTCACCCGATCGCCTAAAACATCTTCAATGTTTGCCTTGTTTCCTGCATAAGTTAGTTTGTCCAAAACCATAATCTGAACATCCGGATGGTTATTATAAACAAAATGAACAAAGTTTGAGCCAATAAAGCCCGCACCGCCTGTAATCATTAGTTTCATTATCAAATCTCCCCATAAACGAAATTGTTTTCAGCATCCTTTAACTGTGGATGATGCTGATCTTTCTCCGACATAATAAGGTGGGCGGTTGACATCGGCCACTCGATACCGATATCAGGATCGTCAAACGCAATACCTCGATCAGCTTCAGGTGCATAGTAACCTTCAACCTTGTAAACAAAGTTAACATTTGGTGTCAAGGTAATAAAACCATGTGCAAAACCCTTAGGCACCAACAATTGTCGATGATTATATTGGCTTAAAATATAACCTTCCCATTGACCATAAGTAGGTGAACCTTTGCGGATATCAACCAAAACATCCTCTACGACACCAGTTACAACGCGTACGAGTTTAGTTTGAGCGTAAGGTGCCATCTGATAATGCATCCCTCGGAGAACCCCTGCCTCCGCCGATAGGGACTGATTATCCTGATTGAAATCATTCTTGATGCCGGCTTCCACAAACTTTTCACGTGTATAGGTTTCCGTGAAGAATCCACGATTGTCGCCAAATACATCAGTTTCAACTAACTTAACATCTGTTAACTTAGTAGGTAGTGTTTTCAAAGCCATTATTTAAGTTCCTCCTTAACGAGCCGCAGCAAATACTGACCGTAATCATTTTTTTTGAGCGGCTGTGCCAGTTTCTTGAGCTGATTAAGATCTATGTATCCCATACGATAAGCAATCTCTTCAAGGCAAGCCACTTTTAAATTTTGCTGTTTTTCGATAGTTGCCACAAAACTTGAAGCATCTAGAAGCGAATCATGAGTTCCTGTATCTAACCATGCGTATCCTCTACCCATGACTTTGACATCTAATTGTCCTCGTCGAAGATATTCTTCATTAATATCTGTAATTTCTAATTCACCACGAGCTGAAGGTTTGACATTCCTTGCAATGTTCACGACATCGTTATCATAGAAATATAATCCCGTGACCGCATAATTGCTACGCGGATGCTTAGGCTTTTCAACAATTGAAATGGCATGTTGTTGGTCGTCAAATTCAACTACCCCAAAACGTTCTGGGTCAGTGACTTGATAACCGAAGACAGTAGCGCCTGATTTTTTCGCAGCAGCATCCTGTAACAATTTAGAGAGACCTGCACCGTAAAAAACATTGTCCCCAAGAACCAATGCAACGGTGTCAGTACCAATGAAGTCTGCACCTAAGATGAATGCCTCAGCAAGCCCATTAGGCTCATTCTGAACTTTGTACTGGATGTTTAACCCAAGATCGCGTCCATCACCAAAGAGCTTTTCAAATTGTGGCAAAAATTCTGGTGTTGATATAATTAAGAATTCTTTGATTCCAGACAGCATTAAAACGGAAAAAGGGTAATACACCATCGGTTTATCGTAAATAGGTACTAATTGTTTACTGGTTGCCTTAGTTATTGGATAAAGCCTAGTCCCAGACCCACCCGCTAAAATAATTCCCTTCATTAAAATATCTCCCCTTTGTGTTGCGTGATTCAAAACTCAGTGGAACACAATCAAAATCCCGAAAAATTATACAGGTAGCCTTGAAATATATTCTTCCGACAATTAATAACTCCATTCTGAATAAACTGCAAGCCGTGTGCCTAAGCCTCACCAGTTATCTAGTAACAAAGAAAGTTCGATTTTGCTGCTTTAAAATGTATAGCTTCATTAAAATCTTTCATAAAGAATGGCTTCGGTATCCCCATCAGATTAAGGAATCGAAGCCCTCTTAATCAACTTTCTAAACTAGGATTTAATTCCAAATGGTCCGTCGCTTCAAAAAATAGGCGATTTTAAAATGCGCCATCTTTTTTTATTATTGAAACAATGTTCTTAGCTAAAATAAATAGATCATAGTGAAAAGACCGATGATTCACATAATAGAGTTCCAGTTCAGCGCGTTCCGGATAGCCTATATCACTCCGCCCACTTGCTTGCCAAAGCCCCATCGCCCCAGGCTTAGCAGTGAGAAGCAGACTCACACTTTCACCATACTCGGCCAATTCCTTTTCAACAACGGGGCGCGGGCCCACCATACTCATTTCGCCCTTAAGCACATTTATAAATTGTGGAAGTTCATCAAGAGAGGACTTCCTTATGAAAGCGCCCAACTTTGTAATTCGAGGATCCTCGTTCGCTGGAATTTTATAATTATTGTCAACGT
Above is a window of Lacticaseibacillus casei DSM 20011 = JCM 1134 = ATCC 393 DNA encoding:
- the rfbC gene encoding dTDP-4-dehydrorhamnose 3,5-epimerase; this translates as MALKTLPTKLTDVKLVETDVFGDNRGFFTETYTREKFVEAGIKNDFNQDNQSLSAEAGVLRGMHYQMAPYAQTKLVRVVTGVVEDVLVDIRKGSPTYGQWEGYILSQYNHRQLLVPKGFAHGFITLTPNVNFVYKVEGYYAPEADRGIAFDDPDIGIEWPMSTAHLIMSEKDQHHPQLKDAENNFVYGEI
- the rfbB gene encoding dTDP-glucose 4,6-dehydratase, producing the protein MKLMITGGAGFIGSNFVHFVYNNHPDVQIMVLDKLTYAGNKANIEDVLGDRVKLVVGDIADKELVDKLMGQVDTVVNFAAESHNDNSLINPDPFLHSNVIGTYTLLEAARKYDVRFHHISTDEVYGDLPLREDLPGHGEGPGEKFTVNSRYNPSSPYSSTKAASDMLVHAWARSFGVRATISNCSNNYGPYQHIEKFIPRQITNILSGIKPKLYGTGKNVRDWIHTNDHSSAIWDILTKGKIGETYLIGVNGEKDNKTVLELILKLMGKPTDYYDQVKDRPGHDMRYAIDASKTREELGWKPKYTDFEEGLADTIKWYTDHRSWWQDEKSAVEEKYQKNGQ
- a CDS encoding tyrosine-protein phosphatase; the encoded protein is MIDVHCHMLPGIDDGSKDLTTSLELAKAAVADGITHALMTPHHMNGHYTNHAADVIRLTDEFQNELEKRDILLTVFPCQEVRINGDLLEAIDHHDILTCDVTGHYVLIEFPSDDVPLYTQNMLFEVMQRGMVPVIVHPERNTRLMKHPGLLYQMIERGTFAQVTASSYVGTFGKKVQQFSEDIIDAGLAHVFASDAHHLPGRSYEMSAAFKRLERKRGEKKAKIFEDNARALVNGDPLMRFNERKIEKRLLSRY
- a CDS encoding LCP family protein, which produces MKKILVRVLLVVLVAALGFGGFVYYMVHNSTSQIYSYNKKTNKSSDDKTTSGKPVAYLLLGTDTGELGRSYKGRTDTMIVMVLNPKSKTTTMLSVPRDTKVTFDDVTIKINAAYSYGSSDTAMEAVEKLLNIKLDGYLLVNMKGLEQMVDAVGGVTVTSPLSFDYEGKSFVKGQSYDLSGSDALKFSRMRYDDPQGDYGRQMRQQLILTSVIGKLKKNPTTVISQKFLNAVGKNVRSDVSLGSVKNLATAYRDAGNTIKSDQLHGTGKNIDGQDYEVMSDTELTRGHNVIQDALDAK
- the rfbD gene encoding dTDP-4-dehydrorhamnose reductase; the protein is MKILITGAQGQLGTELRHLLDNRGISYRATDAKDLDITDEAVVDQYVKEYQPDVIYHCAAYTVVDKAEDEAKALNQLVNVDGTRNLAKAAAAVDATLVYISTDYVFDGDSKEIYTVDDQPAPRNEYGRAKYEGEQEVQKYLKKYYIIRTSWVFGEYGHNFVYTMLNLAKTHKELTVVDDQYGRPSWTKTLAEFMTFAVDHHLDYGIYHLSNDNSCNWYEFASAILADKDVTVKPVSSAEYPQKAWRPRHSILDLSKTKATGFKIPTWQDALKEFIATINK
- the rfbA gene encoding glucose-1-phosphate thymidylyltransferase RfbA, translating into MKGIILAGGSGTRLYPITKATSKQLVPIYDKPMVYYPFSVLMLSGIKEFLIISTPEFLPQFEKLFGDGRDLGLNIQYKVQNEPNGLAEAFILGADFIGTDTVALVLGDNVFYGAGLSKLLQDAAAKKSGATVFGYQVTDPERFGVVEFDDQQHAISIVEKPKHPRSNYAVTGLYFYDNDVVNIARNVKPSARGELEITDINEEYLRRGQLDVKVMGRGYAWLDTGTHDSLLDASSFVATIEKQQNLKVACLEEIAYRMGYIDLNQLKKLAQPLKKNDYGQYLLRLVKEELK